A window of Natator depressus isolate rNatDep1 chromosome 3, rNatDep2.hap1, whole genome shotgun sequence genomic DNA:
CTGGACTGGAAGGACCAGGGTGCCGGGGAGAACTCTAGGTCCCATTCTGGCTCCAGTAGCACACTGCAGAAGGTTCTCTGGGGAGATGATGGAGGCAGCAGACTGCAGCCTCTTCCCAGTCCTGTCTGCCTCTCCTCTCAGGTTCTCTTTCTCCTGATCAGCCTTATGGGCTACCCCAGGAGTGAGCTGGGCTTTCGTGGCCCTTTGGGGCTGGAAGCTAAGTCTCTGGCACAGAAACACGCTGTCATTCCGCCATCTTCCTCTGTCCAGAGTGTCCTAGGGAGAGCACTACAAGCAAACAGAAAACATGCAGGCACAGCGAGACACATAGCggcctcccccctgccagagcacagccctccttcccacacAGGCACAAGAGAGCAATTGCAGCACCCCCACCTCTGCCATgcccctgcccagctgcagcaccctgcctccttccctgtgcctatgccctgccccagctgcccccctgcTGGCTGTGACCAGCTGCAGCACCCGCTGCTCCAGAGGGGTTACAGAAAGCAGAGactcccctcctgcccctagGGAAGAGAAGAGACTCCAGCTCCCAGGACAGGACCTTCCCTACCCCCGGCATACAAGCTGAGCCACTGGGCTGTCTCTACTGTCAGAGACTGTGCTGATCTGACCTCTTGCTCTCACCTTGCtcatctcctctctctcctccgcGTGCATCCAGATCGGCTTGTGCTCATCTGTGGGGCAAACACAACAGAGTGCTGTTCACAACCTCGCTCCGGAGCTCCGCCCTGCCACACGCTGCAGCACCACACCCCACCTAGAAACCAGCCAGGATCCCGGGGGCACTGGCTTCAGAACGCACCTCTCCGGCTCTCTCCACAGGACCCTGCCTGTGGGGCCCTCCCCAACTGCAGCAGGGGCTGCATCCCTGCTCGTGGGCTGCTAATCCCTTGCTGGTTCCATAGTCACTGACCTGCTCTCCACACATAAATGACCTTCCTCTTAGCCCTGGGGAAAGCCTCCAGCCGCTCTGGGGCTCCTCTTATCCTGTATGGTTGAGGGAGAGCGGCGCCATGCGCAGGGATGGCAGCGCAAGGACAGCTGTTAGCCACAATGTACAGCGTCACTGAGCTCTGTAAGGTCTTTGGTTAGATCCCATGGTGCCAGCCCTGCAGGAGGAATGGGGGCCCTCTCCCTTCCCAGTCAGGTGGCTGAGAGCATTGAACTGCATGGAGACAAGCccaggcagcgtgcagagcacAACAGGCTTTGCAGGGACTCGCCCTGCTAGCAGAGGGGACATTGCATAGAGCCAGTTCCACAACTGGAATGGGGAACAACTCCTCAGAGAGCTATGGCCAggctccccacttcccccccaccctttccaGCTGTACATACCATCCACAGAGCCAAACTCCTTCACATGGGCACGGGTGAGGATCTCCTTGTACAGCACCTCAGCATCCTTGTATTTGCCTTGTTTCAGGTAGCAGGAGGCCTGCAGCCAATAGAGAGAGTTTTTCAAGCCCCACTGGGCCACGTGAGACCATGAATACCCCCTAGTCAGCTCTCCCAGGCCCCCCAGtcagctcccccagctcctccctcacTGACCCAGATGCCACCCTATGCCCCCCAGACAGCCCCCACTCCTTGCAGACGCACCAAGTTGTTCTTGGTCTTGGCCACGTTGGGGTCGTCATGGCCCAGGCGGCTCTCGTAGATCTCCAGTGCCCGGCGGTAGTAGTACTCCACCTCCTCGTACTTGCCCTGGTTCTGGCACAGTAGTGCCAGGTTGTTCAGCTGCTTGGCCACGTCTGGATGGTCTTTGCCTAGAACCTGgagaagccagagaagggaggCCTCAGACAACAGCCCCTTCAAGATCACTGCAGGCCCCATGGGGACACCATGGCTGCTCCTCCTTGGACTCCTGGGAACGCCCTACTCTGCTGAGGGACACTCTAGCATGCCAGCCCTTGCCCAGCACTCCCTGAAGCTAAAAGGCAGGGAACAAGTAGACTCCAGCTGGTCCCTCAGTCGGCATGGCCTGTAGCGACATGGTGGCCAAATGCCAGGGAGATTCAGAGAGATGATTCATTGGCAGTGAATGGAGATGGAGACCCTGGCACTACAAAACAAAGCTGGAGACCGGAGGAGAGCAGGTGGTAGAGGTCagtgcactgggggcagggggaaactaCAGGGACCTGCTGGATGTTTTTCAGGGCACTGgggactcagactttaaggccagaagagaccatcatgcctgatctcctgcacattgcaggccacaaaacctcacctgcccactgctgtaatagacccataacctctggctgagatactgaagtcctcaaatcatgaactcatctccccaccctcccaccccaggcaGACTGCTAGGAGGAGTTGCGGGAGGGCGATGCTGGTACCTTCTCCCAGATCTCAGGGATGGGGAGCAGCCCATCAGGAGGGGTGAGGGTGTATACGTGCACTCAGGGAGGGCTCAGGCTGGTACCTTCTCGCGGATCTCCAGGGCTCGCTTGCACAGTGGCTCTGCCTCCTTGTACTTTCCTCTCTTGCCGTAAAGAACAGCCAGATTGTTGAGGGTCGCTGCCAcctacaggaaaagccccaccccactgaaGTGAGAAGGAACCAGAAGGaatgtgctgggggagaggaggaggtggggagcaaGGCCATCCTGGTCCCTTTGCACTCACCATTATAGCCGCTGGGGCGAAGCACAGCAGCAGCTTGGCAGCACACAGCAACTCTGCCCAGCTAACCGGGCCAGGGAGAAGCAGCCTGTACCCAGCTGCAGGTGCCAGGTGCATTAGGGAAGCAGCACAGAGTTATCCACGATGCCCAGGGTAAAACCCAAACTCCTCCCAAAAGTGCTGGAGTCAGGACTGGGACTGCATGTGCCCTCACCTGATCCCCCAGCATGGTATAGCGGGGCAGAATGCCAAGGGGTGCTCCATGGCCAGTGCCTGAGCCCCATTCCCTGCCACCCGGGGCTTTTCGTGGCAGCCTGCTGTGCAATCAGTGAGCAGCCCAGCCAGGTGTATCACGGAGAATGGGGGGGAACGTGACATGCTTCTTGCCTAcctggcccccactccccagctagCAGAGGACATGTGCCTCCAGGGCCAGGGCAGCAGATACTCACTGCAGGGTGGTCTTTCCCCAGCGTCTTCTCACGAATGGAGAGTGCGTCGTTCAGCAGGTGGGCTGCCTCTTTGTATTTATTCTGATCCCTGCAGTACAAAGTCAGTGAGTCACGGTGCAGGTTTAAAGTGCTGGGACTCTGAGCACATGGCGCCTGGAACAACAGTCCCCCCAGCAATCCTGCAGCCTTTTCCAATTCCCAATTAGTCTCAACAACCACAGCTGTACCCCCATTCCAGCCTGCcctctcccatccctccccatGCCCTACAGctttccccaaatcccagcccttCCACAGCTTTCTGCAAAGCCCACCCCAGGCTAACGGGGCCTGGGCTTCATGGCCATCACCTGACCCAAAGCAGTTTCCAAATGGAGACTCTGCCAGATGCAGGAGGCCCACATCTGCCAGACTCCTGCACTGGTAGATGGAGAAGAAGTGGCAGGGCTCTGCTCCCCATCCCAACGCTCACCTGTACACCAGTGCCAGGATGTTGAGCATGGTGGCCACATCGGGGTGGTCGTGGCCTGATGTCTTCTCCAGGTCCTCCAGTGCCTGCTTGCAGAGTGGCACAGCTACCTCGTAGCGCCCCTGTGAGGCGTACTGGATCACCAGGTTGTGGAGGGTGCGTAGGCGTGCTGGGATCTCGTAGCcaccctgctgggcagctgccgccGCACTGCTgtgctggtggggcactgccaACACACACACGAGTAACCAGGCTGGTGGTGGACACCAGGCACAGGCCGCACACCGCTTGGGCTCACAGCACCAGCCAGGCTGGGCTACCCACTCACCTCAAGCCAGCCAGGGCTCTTACTACAGGCCCCAGCAGACAGACCACAGAGAAGGTgggaggatggggatggggggactgGAACCACTTACTTCCTGGGCCATGATCCTCTTCTTCATTCGGGAACAGATCATCCAGAGAGTCCTTTGTGGAgtccccttccttctcctcctggcagggggaggggaagaaccaTCAGTGTAAAGTGCCAGCACCCCAGTAAGATAGCTCCCCACCTCACCCTGTGCAGGGTCCAGCCCCCACTGAGGTCAGGCAGCTCAGTCCCCCCATGGTCAGTGAGCCCACCCCCCGACCTCAAGTCTCACTCCCGGTCCTGGCAGCAGGGTCCCACCTCACAGCTGGCTCCTTAGCAGACAGACCCTGGTTCAGGCAGGCGAAAGCGCACTCCCCTTTTGGGGCTAGAGGAGTCCTGAGGGGCAGGACTGTGACACGCTGCCAGATGTCCAGAGCGCAAGCCATGGATGCTGGGCACTCCTGGAGGGCCCGTCCATCCCGTGGCTCAGCCCTGTGGGATGGCTCTGGGAGTCAGAGCACCCTGCAGCAATGACTTTTACCGATGGCGAGACGTCCTCGTCATATTTCTTCAGCTGGTTCATGAACTCCAGgtgcttcttctcctcctccagctgggccaccGTCTGCTCACTGCGCTGCAGCTTCTGCTGGGTGTTGGCCAGCTCATCTCGCAGCCACTGGTTCTCCTGGCACAGTCTCCGCACCTGGGCGCGCAGCTTCTGCTTCTCCGACTCCACTGCATTCAAGTGGCTGGACAGAGCCATCATCACCTGGGCCAAGAGAGCCAACGGCAACATCAGTAGTCCAGCAGGAGAACCAGCACAGCCTCCCCCCAGGGCAGCCCCACTACGCTGCACCCTGGCCCCATCTGCCTCTCCAGACAGAGATTAGTCATTGCCAAGCTCAGATCTGGCAGTGgattctgcagcccctggggatggCAGGGTACTGTCTGCCCTCCTATGCCAGACCCCTGGGTCACCCCTACCATGTCCTTGCTACCATGCCTCCCCGTCACTCACCTGAGCCTCCCCAAGACCCAGCTCAATCATCTCCACGGACTTGCGGAGCAGATTGGATTTCTCATGCACCAGGTTGGCCTCCTCATCCTTTTTCAGACACTTGATGGTCTCCAGCAGGCTGTGCAGGATGGAGTTGTGCTCGTTCTTGAGGGCCTCCAGCCCCTGCATCACCAGCTTGGTGTTGCAGATGATCTCCTCCTGGCTCAGCTTGTCCAGCTTCTCCTCCCTTGGGTACACCATTGTGGACATAGTCCTTCACCTACACGCCTGCCTAGCAATGAGAGAAGAGCAGAGCCTTGGTGAGTGTCAGAGCCTGGCCCAGGGGAGCTACAAGGGTGCAAGATCCTAAGAGAGAAGCTGCATAGAGCCCCACGCCCACAGACAAGTCAGAGGGGATGCCAGGGACCAGGCATCAGACGCTTTTGATTACCCCTCTCTGCAAGTCCTCTCCTCTCTTCACCCCGTCTCCTTCAAGGATGGGAGAGCTTTGTGGGCCTATCCCCTTCTAAGAGGAGTGGGACATGGAGTGCTGTCTGTCACCTGCAGGAACTGCGTGTGTGGGCAGGAGACAGAGAGCCAGCATCAGAACTGACGCTCTCCTCTACGCCCCCACACCTTTGGCAGCTAAGAAAGCTGATTTAGCTGCCCTTTCAGAGCGGAGTTAAGTAACTGGCAGCTGGGATTGTGGTGAACACACCTCCAGTCCAGAGGTCACTGAGAGGGAGCCAGTGGGAACGAATGCAAAGAGGCATGAGGCACCTTGGCTGAGTAAGAAGAAAGGACAAAGGGAGGATAGAAAGAATCCAACCCAAAGTCTGTTGCTTCCTCAGCAGTGAATCCCCTAAGAAAGCACCTGCCTCAGGGCTGGGAGGCACTGACCTCGGCCAACCTAAAGGGCTCACCACCCCCAGAACAAAGACATGCATTGGGCTGAGTCAGGGGAAAGGAGTACAGCGTGACCAACAGGATTTAGCACAAGCAAGGAGGGAAGACACTGACAGGTTACTGAAGGCTGTTCCACACAGGGAAGTTTACTGCGTTCCAACAGCGATATAACAGTACCACAACAGCTATGCTATGGAACTCCCCAGGGAGGCTCTTCTCTGGAATGACAGTAGCCTTTTTTCTGGGTAATTTGCTTTGCTGCCAGCCAAGGGACTGTTCCCAGCACAGCATTAAGAGTCAGGGCTCCTGTGCACAAGCCGCTCCATGCCCCTGCCCATGCCTCATTCTCTATGTCCAGTGGGAGAATAAGAGCCCACCAACCTTTGCAGGGGAACTGTGAGAGTTACTGTTTTTATAGTGTGCCATTGTTACTTCTGGAGCCCTGCACAGGAGCCGTCCGTGCTGTTCCTGGGGCAACGGGGACAGCATGCACTCTGCAGCCCTGAGCGTGAACGGACTATGTTCAGGGAAAGCACTGTCACATTTGACAACTGCAGTCCAGAGAGAGCAACACACACTGTGCAAACAGAACTCCTGTGCCCTGGCTGTCCCTCCCTGGCAGACCCATAGGGTCTGGTCTCCAGCCCCCCCCTCCATCCACTACTGCTTTAGGTGGTGTCTGGTACCCCCTCTCCAAGGTACATGGTAGAGACATACCCCCCAAAGATCTGCCCCTTCACACTCCAGCCTGACtatccccactgcctcccccatgccagaCAAATGCCCTGGCTCCAGGCTCtgaacccactgccccaggcacATCCAATTCTTACCTCACTCAGTGTCCCTACCTAGGGCTGGATTAGGTGCATGGACCTAGTGCCAGTGCTGGGGCATGCAGCAGCAACTGGTGGAGTCTGCCCACCAGCATTGCCCTCTGCAGGCATGGAGAGATACCAAGCAGACAGCGCAATCTGGGCTCATATGACCCACTGGAAGGAAGGTGGCAGGTGGCCAGGGTATTACGCCAGCCagaagagggaggggagaagggagggtgcTGGCAGCAGATTTGCCTTTGTTCTGCTGTTAGGACCCACCTTTGTGTGTTATGGGCACTTTGCTCAGCAACAGTCTCCTGCCTGTGTTTACAGCATAACTAGAAATCCCACTCCAGGTGCGGCATGAGGGACGTCAGAACAAATGGAGTCTCTACAGAACTCCCGCTCCAGCAGGCACATTCCCCTCTCAGCTCTCAGGGAGGCAGCTGCTCAAGATAGCCCCGACTGCCCAGCCCTCCAGTTCcttgtggtggggtggggtgcccCAGAGGAGAGGTggtctgggcagctgcagggacaCAGCCCCAGGGACACTAGTTGCACACTGAACTTGGAGAGGATCGCCCACCCACAGTGAGACAGTAAgtggaaggggagagaggagacTGGCAGTCAGTGACCTAGTGAGATAGAGGGAGGCTGCCTATAATACAATCTGCCTGCCCCCCGGGAGTCCTGGttgggagctggggccaggagaggggctgggccgTGGCCAAGAGTTGGGGGGCCAGGAATGGGGCTatgggctgaggctgggggcagggccagacaGGGTGgtactctctctctgccccctggggtggggggctgcccaGGCCCCACCACACTCCCCAGAACATTCTCTGCAAATTCCTTCCCGaacatgccccacagtttggggctCACTAGTCTATACTGAAGCGCTTTAGCTGTAGCATGttaaatgtagaccagccctcagactCTGCAGCTTGGGAGGCAGCTCAGGAGAGTCATTGAGATTTCCAGCTCAGGGGAAAGACAGTCAATGAAACACGGGCTGCCTGAAGGAATAAAACAGAGATgggcctgctgctgcaggagcccaGAGGAAGAAgtgtccatcccccccccccagccccgccaatCTGAAGAAGGCACCCTGAGAAAGGGGCACCCCAAGCACAAGAATGGCAGGACAGTGCCACCTGAAGATGGCTTGGCCTTTCTCTCCCAGGCCCTGTCTCCGCTAAAGCCATGTTAGCCACAGCCTTGCGCCTAAGTCACTCAGGTGGAGTTATAGTTTCTGGCACAAAACACAGGACTTCAGCCCA
This region includes:
- the KLC4 gene encoding kinesin light chain 4 isoform X6 is translated as MSTMVYPREEKLDKLSQEEIICNTKLVMQGLEALKNEHNSILHSLLETIKCLKKDEEANLVHEKSNLLRKSVEMIELGLGEAQVMMALSSHLNAVESEKQKLRAQVRRLCQENQWLRDELANTQQKLQRSEQTVAQLEEEKKHLEFMNQLKKYDEDVSPSEEKEGDSTKDSLDDLFPNEEEDHGPGMPHQHSSAAAAAQQGGYEIPARLRTLHNLVIQYASQGRYEVAVPLCKQALEDLEKTSGHDHPDVATMLNILALVYRDQNKYKEAAHLLNDALSIREKTLGKDHPAVAATLNNLAVLYGKRGKYKEAEPLCKRALEIREKVLGKDHPDVAKQLNNLALLCQNQGKYEEVEYYYRRALEIYESRLGHDDPNVAKTKNNLASCYLKQGKYKDAEVLYKEILTRAHVKEFGSVDDEHKPIWMHAEEREEMSKCSP
- the KLC4 gene encoding kinesin light chain 4 isoform X3; protein product: MSTMVYPREEKLDKLSQEEIICNTKLVMQGLEALKNEHNSILHSLLETIKCLKKDEEANLVHEKSNLLRKSVEMIELGLGEAQVMMALSSHLNAVESEKQKLRAQVRRLCQENQWLRDELANTQQKLQRSEQTVAQLEEEKKHLEFMNQLKKYDEDVSPSEEKEGDSTKDSLDDLFPNEEEDHGPGMPHQHSSAAAAAQQGGYEIPARLRTLHNLVIQYASQGRYEVAVPLCKQALEDLEKTSGHDHPDVATMLNILALVYRDQNKYKEAAHLLNDALSIREKTLGKDHPAVAATLNNLAVLYGKRGKYKEAEPLCKRALEIREKVLGKDHPDVAKQLNNLALLCQNQGKYEEVEYYYRRALEIYESRLGHDDPNVAKTKNNLASCYLKQGKYKDAEVLYKEILTRAHVKEFGSVDDEHKPIWMHAEEREEMSKSKQRDGDPYAEYGSWYKACKVSSPTVTTTLRNLGALYRRQGKLEAAETLEACAVQSRRQGIDPINQTKVVEILKEGASAERRRSRDSLGGSVKYESATDGSEEVSMGVQWTGVSTSPPSRTAPCSLRS
- the KLC4 gene encoding kinesin light chain 4 isoform X1, yielding MSTMVYPREEKLDKLSQEEIICNTKLVMQGLEALKNEHNSILHSLLETIKCLKKDEEANLVHEKSNLLRKSVEMIELGLGEAQVMMALSSHLNAVESEKQKLRAQVRRLCQENQWLRDELANTQQKLQRSEQTVAQLEEEKKHLEFMNQLKKYDEDVSPSEEKEGDSTKDSLDDLFPNEEEDHGPGMPHQHSSAAAAAQQGGYEIPARLRTLHNLVIQYASQGRYEVAVPLCKQALEDLEKTSGHDHPDVATMLNILALVYRDQNKYKEAAHLLNDALSIREKTLGKDHPAVAATLNNLAVLYGKRGKYKEAEPLCKRALEIREKVLGKDHPDVAKQLNNLALLCQNQGKYEEVEYYYRRALEIYESRLGHDDPNVAKTKNNLASCYLKQGKYKDAEVLYKEILTRAHVKEFGSVDDEHKPIWMHAEEREEMSKSKQRDGDPYAEYGSWYKACKVSSPTVTTTLRNLGALYRRQGKLEAAETLEACAVQSRRQGIDPINQTKVVEILKEGASAERRRSRDSLGGSVKYESATDGSEEVSMGVQWTGDGTGALQRSSSLVKLRDVIRRSSEMLVKKLQGNAPLEPSNTHLKRAASLNYLNTTSDEDSPGLLAESRGFSVSSVDLSSHSSLLTSN
- the KLC4 gene encoding kinesin light chain 4 isoform X2, translated to MSTMVYPREEKLDKLSQEEIICNTKLVMQGLEALKNEHNSILHSLLETIKCLKKDEEANLVHEKSNLLRKSVEMIELGLGEAQVMMALSSHLNAVESEKQKLRAQVRRLCQENQWLRDELANTQQKLQRSEQTVAQLEEEKKHLEFMNQLKKYDEDVSPSEEKEGDSTKDSLDDLFPNEEEDHGPGMPHQHSSAAAAAQQGGYEIPARLRTLHNLVIQYASQGRYEVAVPLCKQALEDLEKTSGHDHPDVATMLNILALVYRDQNKYKEAAHLLNDALSIREKTLGKDHPAVAATLNNLAVLYGKRGKYKEAEPLCKRALEIREKVLGKDHPDVAKQLNNLALLCQNQGKYEEVEYYYRRALEIYESRLGHDDPNVAKTKNNLASCYLKQGKYKDAEVLYKEILTRAHVKEFGSVDDEHKPIWMHAEEREEMSKSKQRDGDPYAEYGSWYKACKVSSPTVTTTLRNLGALYRRQGKLEAAETLEACAVQSRRQGIDPINQTKVVEILKEGASAERRRSRDSLGGSVKYESATDGSEEDGTGALQRSSSLVKLRDVIRRSSEMLVKKLQGNAPLEPSNTHLKRAASLNYLNTTSDEDSPGLLAESRGFSVSSVDLSSHSSLLTSN
- the KLC4 gene encoding kinesin light chain 4 isoform X5 codes for the protein MSTMVYPREEKLDKLSQEEIICNTKLVMQGLEALKNEHNSILHSLLETIKCLKKDEEANLVHEKSNLLRKSVEMIELGLGEAQVMMALSSHLNAVESEKQKLRAQVRRLCQENQWLRDELANTQQKLQRSEQTVAQLEEEKKHLEFMNQLKKYDEDVSPSEEKEGDSTKDSLDDLFPNEEEDHGPGMPHQHSSAAAAAQQGGYEIPARLRTLHNLVIQYASQGRYEVAVPLCKQALEDLEKTSGHDHPDVATMLNILALVYRDQNKYKEAAHLLNDALSIREKTLGKDHPAVAATLNNLAVLYGKRGKYKEAEPLCKRALEIREKVLGKDHPDVAKQLNNLALLCQNQGKYEEVEYYYRRALEIYESRLGHDDPNVAKTKNNLASCYLKQGKYKDAEVLYKEILTRAHVKEFGSVDDEHKPIWMHAEEREEMSKSKQRDGDPYAEYGSWYKACKVSSPTVTTTLRNLGALYRRQGKLEAAETLEACAVQSRRQGIDPINQTKVVEILKEGASAERRRSRDSLGGSVKYESATDGSEEA
- the KLC4 gene encoding kinesin light chain 4 isoform X4 codes for the protein MSTMVYPREEKLDKLSQEEIICNTKLVMQGLEALKNEHNSILHSLLETIKCLKKDEEANLVHEKSNLLRKSVEMIELGLGEAQVMMALSSHLNAVESEKQKLRAQVRRLCQENQWLRDELANTQQKLQRSEQTVAQLEEEKKHLEFMNQLKKYDEDVSPSEEKEGDSTKDSLDDLFPNEEEDHGPGMPHQHSSAAAAAQQGGYEIPARLRTLHNLVIQYASQGRYEVAVPLCKQALEDLEKTSGHDHPDVATMLNILALVYRDQNKYKEAAHLLNDALSIREKTLGKDHPAVAATLNNLAVLYGKRGKYKEAEPLCKRALEIREKVLGKDHPDVAKQLNNLALLCQNQGKYEEVEYYYRRALEIYESRLGHDDPNVAKTKNNLASCYLKQGKYKDAEVLYKEILTRAHVKEFGSVDDEHKPIWMHAEEREEMSKSKQRDGDPYAEYGSWYKACKVSSPTVTTTLRNLGALYRRQGKLEAAETLEACAVQSRRQGIDPINQTKVVEILKEGASAERRRSRDSLGGSVKYESATDGSEEVSMGVQWTGA